A genomic segment from Deltaproteobacteria bacterium encodes:
- a CDS encoding type II toxin-antitoxin system prevent-host-death family antitoxin, producing the protein WVARARRGTEVLVTDRGAPVARLVPVRGVDPLEALIEAGVIEPAPKGVRRRQPSTRVHLHGDGPSMADYVARQRR; encoded by the coding sequence GCTGGGTGGCCAGGGCGCGGCGCGGGACGGAGGTCCTGGTGACCGATCGCGGGGCACCGGTCGCCCGCCTCGTTCCGGTCCGGGGCGTCGATCCGCTCGAGGCGCTGATCGAGGCGGGAGTGATCGAGCCGGCGCCTAAAGGCGTGCGCCGGCGCCAGCCGAGCACACGCGTCCACCTGCACGGCGACGGACCGTCGATGGCGGACTACGTCGCCCGGCAGCGGCGGTGA